A stretch of Tenrec ecaudatus isolate mTenEca1 chromosome 2, mTenEca1.hap1, whole genome shotgun sequence DNA encodes these proteins:
- the CMBL gene encoding carboxymethylenebutenolidase homolog, giving the protein MANEAQPRPCDIGHRMEYGGQGHQVQVEHIGAYVSRPLADSGRAVVIIQDIFGWQLPNTRYMADMIAANGYTTIVPDFFVGQEPWHPTGDWSTFPKWLETRDARKVDKEMDAVLRYLKLQCGAQRVGLVGFCWGGVAVHHLMATRPDFRAGVSVYGLVKDAEDVYSLKNPTLFIFAENDAVISLEQVSLLTRKLKEHCKVDYQIKTFSGQTHGFVHRKREDVVPADKPYIEEARRNLIEWLDKHL; this is encoded by the exons ATGGCCAACGAGGCTCAGCCGCGCCCCTGCGACATCGGCCATCGGATGGAGTACGGGGGACAGGGCCACCAGGTCCAGGTGGAGCACATCGGGGCATACGTCAGCAGGCCCCTGGCCGACTCGGGCAGGGCCGTGGTTATCATCCAGGACATATTTGGCTGGCAGTTGCCCAACACCCGGTACATGGCCGACATGATTGCAGCCAACGGATACAC CACCATCGTCCCGGACTTCTTTGTGGGCCAGGAGCCCTGGCACCCGACTGGGGACTGGTCCACCTTCCCCAAGTGGCTGGAGACAAGGGATGCCCGCAAGGTGGATAA GGAGATGGACGCGGTCCTCCGCTACCTGAAGCTGCAGTGCGGCGCCCAGAGGGTTGGCCTCGTGGGTTTCTGCTGGGGTGGCGTGGCTGTCCACCACCTGATGGCCACGCGGCCGGACTTCAGGGCTGGGGTGTCTGTGTATG GCCTTGTCAAGGACGCCGAGGACGTGTACAGTCTCAAGAACCCCACGCTGTTCATTTTTGCCGAAAACGACGCTGTGATCTCCCTGGAGCAG GTCTCTCTGCTGACCCGCAAGCTGAAAGAGCACTGCAAGGTTGACTATCAAATCAAAACCTTTTCGGGGCAGACACACGGGTTCGTGCACAGGAAGAGAGAAGACGTTGTGCCCGCAGACAAGCCCTACATTGAGGAGGCGAGAAGGAACCTCATCGAGTGGCTGGACAAGCACCTGTAG